TGATCGCTGACGTGTCCGTTTCCGACAAGATTGTCGTTGAGAAATCAACTGTTCCGGTGAAAACCGCAGAGGCCATTGAGAAGATTCTTACGCATAACAGCAAAGGGATCAAGTTTCAGATCCTCTCCAACCCTGAGTTTCTCGCTGAAGGAACCGCTATTGAGGATCTCTTCAAGCCTGACCGTGTCCTCATCGGTGGTCGCGAGACGCCTGAAGGGTTTGCAGCTGTTAAAGCCTTGAAAGACGTTTACTCCCAGTGGGTCCCTGAAGAGAGGATCCTCACGACAAATCTCTGGTCTGCGGAGCTCTCCAAGCTCGCTGCTAACGCCTTCTTAGCTCAGAGGATCTCGTCGGTTAACGCGATGTCTGCTCTCTGTGAAGCAACGGGCGCCAATGTCTCTGAAGTCTCTTACGCTGTGGGTAAAGACTCTCGGATCGGTCCTAAGTTCTTGAACTCGAGTGTTGGCTTTGGAGGGTCCTGTTTCCAGAAAGACATCCTCAACTTAGTCTACATCTGTGAATGCAACGGCTTACCTGAAGTCGCTGAGTACTGGAAGCAAGTCATCAAGATCAACGACTACCAGAAAACAAGATTCGTTAACCGCATCGTCTCCTCGATGTTCAACACCGTCTCCAACAAAAAGATTGCAGTTCTCGGTTTCGCCTTCAAGAAAGACACGGGAGACACGAGAGAGACTCCAGCCATCGATGTCTGCAAAGGCTTGTTAGGTGACAAAGCTCGTATCAGCATCTACGACCCGCAGGTCACGGAAGAGCAGATCCAGAGAGACTTGACCATGAACAAGTTCGACTGGGACCACCCGCTTCATCTCCAGCCTATGAGCCCCACAACTGTGAAGCAAGTCTCGGTCGCTTGGGACGCGTACGCTGCCACCAAGGACGCTCACGGTATCTGCATTTTGACCGAGTGGGATGAGTTCAAGAAGCTCGATTACGAGAAGATCTTTGAGAATATGCAGAAACCTGCGTTTGTTTTTGATGGGAGGAACGTGGTGGATGCTGAGAAGCTGAGGAAGATTGGGTTTATTGTTTACTCTATTGGTAAGCCGTTGGACCAGTGGCTCAAGGACATGCCTGCTCTTGCCTAAACCAAATCCAAACAAACAAACCTCTTCCttagctttttttttcattttttccccCGAATTATTCTgaatttttcatataattttttttttccattttaatatgttttgaacaATAATTGTCGGTTCTGTTATTCTTATGAAAATCCAACAGAGATTTTTAGGTTTGGTTTCTGTTGGTAATTATGTACCTTGGGTTAATCATATATTGTAAGTTTTTTCAAGTATTATTACATGATATAAAAAGTTTTCTCGGTTGGAAATTACATTCATTTCTACATGAGCATAAGCATTCgctaaaatcttttttttttagttcttgAAAACCCAACCCttagaatcaaaaccaacaagCACCAAAGCATATCatgtcttaaaaataatatttggtaACAGAACTGAGCTTGGAATAGGAGCTATGGAGTGTTCTGATTCAGCTCCTGAGATTGTTACTAACCTGGTAAGAGGAACGTTGAGCATCAAACGCGGGCTATGCAACAAGATATTCTCGTCTAATCAAGCTCTAGGTGGTCATCAGACGTTCCATCATATGAGCAAAGGTAAGAGCAAAAAGAGTTTGCACAGAGGAATCAGTAGGGCGTGAGGATGAAACCATAAATAAAGAGAAGAATACTCTTGGGACCGACACAAGTGTAGTCCTGCTCCTGCTTAAGGAATTTCAGGTCGGCTCATGCTTTGGGTTGCCACAAGAAGTGTCACGGCAAGGGACAACACTCAAAAACACAGCATTCCGGTTTGAGTCAAATTTTTTGACGATTTGAAAAGTCATACTAGAATGTGTCGGTCGGGTCTATGCCCTATGGTATTCAACAAAATAATTGAgcatataaaatgaaatttttaaataacactaCTTTTTGTAATATGTTCAAGTTCAACGAAAACGACACATAGAAATGTACGGCAATCTTTGTACCTAATTTTGAGGAAAAAATCCCTATGGTGAAATTGGACCTACCAGCTATTAATTAGCTAAGATAACATCAACTTAATTGTATAACACACCCAGTTTTCATGTCAGAGGACGCGGTTTACTGTGCTGGTTTAAGACGTTAGGAAAAGATGGAGTAAATATCTAATTATCATTTATGGTGGAAAAACAATTTAATTGTCAATTTTCATTACTACTAAGTTTGAATCGAATGTTAGTTAATATATCAATCATTTAAAAGAGGAGAGATGGAAAAGCAAAACTCTTTGCTTAGCCATGAAAATATAGGTGGAGAGACAGACAATGTAATAATTAGCACTCTACAAAACAATCCCTAAACTCAAGGTTAAGACACCAATTCATTAATACTCTcacttaattattttagatcTTGAAATAAAGTAtagtttcttattttattttattttatttcttatatccACCGGCAAAATGAGAGATCACTGAGAACAAAAGCTCTTTGTTATTACAcaaggaagaacaagaagaagaacagcgACAAGTCTGCTCTGATGTTGTGTTCAGGATCGTTACGAATCAATGATGCAGCTTCACATATCGCCTAGCATGAGAAGCATCACGATCTCGAGCAGCAAAGTCGCAGCTCGTCACATCTCTTACCGAACTCTCTTCCACACCATCTTGATCCTCGCCTTCTTGTTGCCTTTCGTCTTCATCTTAACCGCTCTCGTTACCCTCGAAGGTGCCAACAAGTGCTCCtccattggtaaaattaaaaatcacctCTTTTTAGGATCCTCTGTTTTGGATTAGGATCTTACAAAAAAAGTTTGCATCTTTTTAATGTCCATTGTCACAAGCATCTTGTTGTGATTGATCGTACTAGAATGGGGCTTAAgtcaatcaatttttttttttttttttttggatttttcttgTTAGGTCCCCCACTGATTAAATTTTGTAGGATCTTGCTTCTCAAGGAGCTGTTCACAATGTGCTCCTCACATTTTTCCTATCAATTCATTTTTGTTGTATTGTGGAGCTGaatagtttttttgttattctaTATGCTGTCTGAGGTATCTCGGTTCTATGCtttttttatatggtttatgaTGTTCATTTGCTGAAGTTGAATGATCTGCTTTGCTTCTTACTCTCAGATTGTTTAGGGAGGAGGT
Above is a window of Brassica napus cultivar Da-Ae chromosome A10, Da-Ae, whole genome shotgun sequence DNA encoding:
- the LOC106372159 gene encoding UDP-glucose 6-dehydrogenase 3-like encodes the protein MVKICCIGAGYVGGPTMAVIALKCPSVEVAVVDISVPRITAWNSDQLPIYEPGLDDVVKQCRGKNLFFSTDVEKHVREADIVFVSVNTPTKTRGLGAGKAADLTYWESAARMIADVSVSDKIVVEKSTVPVKTAEAIEKILTHNSKGIKFQILSNPEFLAEGTAIEDLFKPDRVLIGGRETPEGFAAVKALKDVYSQWVPEERILTTNLWSAELSKLAANAFLAQRISSVNAMSALCEATGANVSEVSYAVGKDSRIGPKFLNSSVGFGGSCFQKDILNLVYICECNGLPEVAEYWKQVIKINDYQKTRFVNRIVSSMFNTVSNKKIAVLGFAFKKDTGDTRETPAIDVCKGLLGDKARISIYDPQVTEEQIQRDLTMNKFDWDHPLHLQPMSPTTVKQVSVAWDAYAATKDAHGICILTEWDEFKKLDYEKIFENMQKPAFVFDGRNVVDAEKLRKIGFIVYSIGKPLDQWLKDMPALA